A stretch of Paraburkholderia phenazinium DNA encodes these proteins:
- a CDS encoding universal stress protein — protein sequence MLKLLVPVSRSARSLQAVRHAAFLYNERCASEIVLVNVQPSLESTRLEAFYSLSKLRTLEGSDGEAALSRAKRILDDAGVKYSVEIRVGPLVPTIASCAEQYGCDEIVVAAPRRDLFHAAARIINRSVMDRLVSVSRIPVTAVN from the coding sequence ATGCTGAAACTTCTGGTACCCGTAAGCCGCTCGGCGCGCTCGCTACAGGCCGTGCGGCACGCTGCGTTCCTCTACAACGAGCGATGTGCGTCCGAGATCGTGCTGGTCAACGTGCAGCCCTCGCTCGAATCGACGCGTCTTGAAGCCTTTTATTCCCTCTCGAAGCTGCGCACACTCGAAGGTTCCGACGGCGAGGCCGCGCTGAGCCGCGCCAAACGCATTCTCGACGACGCAGGCGTTAAGTATTCCGTAGAAATCAGGGTCGGCCCGCTGGTGCCGACTATCGCAAGTTGTGCAGAACAATACGGCTGCGACGAGATCGTCGTCGCAGCGCCGCGCAGAGACCTGTTCCATGCTGCTGCGCGGATCATCAACCGTAGCGTGATGGACCGTCTGGTGAGTGTTTCCAGGATTCCGGTCACCGCAGTGAACTAG
- a CDS encoding alpha-ketoglutarate-dependent dioxygenase AlkB family protein: protein MNDLFDDLPKPDVDWYPDWLSPEAAGRALTQLIDEVAWKQESMGTPAGRVALPRLTAWQGEADAVYVYSGIRNVPQAWTPMVAELKASAETTSGCRFNSVLINRYRSGMDSMGWHADHEPELGAQPVIASVSLGVARTFDLRHNKTAVVQSFQLKGGSLLVMRGNTQAEWRHRVPKEPRISGERINLTFRWVTSRR from the coding sequence ATGAACGATCTGTTCGACGACCTTCCCAAGCCCGACGTTGACTGGTATCCCGACTGGCTCTCGCCCGAAGCTGCGGGCCGCGCCTTGACGCAACTGATCGACGAGGTTGCGTGGAAGCAGGAATCGATGGGCACGCCAGCGGGACGCGTGGCTCTGCCGCGACTCACCGCCTGGCAGGGGGAGGCGGACGCGGTGTACGTTTACTCCGGCATTCGCAATGTGCCGCAAGCGTGGACGCCGATGGTGGCCGAGTTGAAGGCCAGCGCCGAAACGACCAGCGGATGCCGTTTCAATAGCGTGTTGATCAATCGTTACCGCAGCGGAATGGACAGCATGGGCTGGCACGCGGACCACGAACCTGAATTGGGCGCGCAACCGGTAATTGCGTCGGTGAGTCTTGGCGTGGCCCGGACCTTCGATTTGCGCCACAACAAGACGGCGGTCGTGCAGTCGTTTCAGCTCAAAGGCGGCAGCCTGCTCGTCATGCGCGGAAACACTCAGGCGGAGTGGCGCCATCGGGTGCCGAAAGAACCGCGTATCAGCGGCGAACGGATCAATCTGACGTTTCGCTGGGTGACGTCGCGCCGCTAG
- a CDS encoding selenium-binding family protein has protein sequence MGIWKPDPSFYPSPRLAAEAPPEKLAYVAAFDPDRTRPDEIAVVDVDPASPAYASIVGNLAMPHAGDELHHFGWNACSSCLCPNAPHPHTERRYLVVPGLRSSRIYILDTKPDPLHPTIVKTIEPATIASRTGYSRPHTVHCGPGGIYVTALGNAEGGAPGGIFLLDPESFEPLGRWEVDRGSQQLAYDGWWHLGYDTLVTSEWGTPDTFENGLIPEVLLGARYGRRLHFWDFTRRKHLQEIDFGPEYQLVFELRPAHDPTKAHGFVNCVISLKDLSSSIWTWYRDKDKWAVRKIIDIPAEPADPALLPPVLKSFGAVPPLVTDIDLSLDDRFLYVSCWGTGDLLQYDVSDPFAPKLTGKVRIGGIVSRATHPGASNSALSGGPQMVEVSRDGKRIYFTNSLYGAVDPQFYPDGIDGWMVKLDAGPDGGLSFDEEFFLEWPEGHRPHQIRLQGGDCSSDSYCYP, from the coding sequence ATGGGCATCTGGAAGCCGGACCCGAGCTTTTATCCCTCACCGCGCCTTGCCGCAGAGGCGCCGCCCGAAAAGCTCGCCTATGTGGCCGCGTTCGATCCTGATCGCACCCGGCCGGATGAGATCGCAGTGGTCGATGTCGATCCGGCCTCTCCGGCTTATGCCAGCATCGTCGGCAATCTGGCCATGCCGCATGCCGGCGACGAGCTGCATCATTTCGGCTGGAATGCATGCTCTTCCTGCCTCTGCCCCAACGCGCCACATCCGCATACGGAGCGGCGTTACCTGGTTGTGCCTGGGTTACGCTCGTCGCGCATCTATATCCTCGATACGAAGCCTGATCCCCTTCATCCGACTATCGTCAAGACGATCGAGCCGGCCACCATTGCGAGCCGCACGGGTTATAGCCGTCCGCACACCGTACATTGTGGTCCGGGTGGGATCTATGTGACCGCCCTCGGCAACGCCGAGGGCGGTGCACCCGGTGGAATCTTCCTGCTCGATCCGGAAAGTTTTGAGCCACTCGGACGCTGGGAAGTCGACCGCGGCTCGCAGCAACTCGCGTACGACGGCTGGTGGCACCTCGGCTACGACACGCTCGTCACCAGCGAATGGGGTACACCGGATACGTTCGAGAATGGTTTGATTCCGGAGGTGCTTCTCGGCGCGCGTTACGGTCGCCGTCTGCATTTTTGGGATTTCACGCGCCGCAAACATCTGCAGGAAATTGATTTCGGACCGGAATACCAACTCGTGTTCGAATTGCGGCCGGCGCACGATCCGACCAAAGCGCATGGTTTCGTCAATTGCGTGATCAGTCTGAAGGATTTGTCTTCGTCCATCTGGACCTGGTATCGCGACAAGGACAAGTGGGCGGTGCGCAAGATCATTGATATTCCCGCTGAGCCTGCTGACCCCGCATTGCTTCCGCCAGTCCTCAAGTCCTTCGGCGCGGTGCCGCCGCTTGTGACTGACATCGATCTTTCGCTCGATGATCGTTTTCTTTACGTGTCCTGCTGGGGCACGGGCGATCTGCTGCAATACGACGTGTCCGATCCGTTCGCACCGAAACTTACGGGGAAAGTGCGTATTGGCGGCATCGTCTCGCGGGCGACCCACCCGGGTGCCTCGAACAGTGCGCTCAGCGGTGGTCCGCAAATGGTCGAGGTAAGTCGCGACGGCAAACGGATCTACTTTACGAACTCGCTGTACGGTGCGGTCGATCCGCAGTTTTATCCGGATGGCATCGACGGCTGGATGGTCAAGCTCGATGCAGGCCCGGACGGCGGTCTGTCGTTCGATGAGGAGTTCTTTCTGGAGTGGCCGGAAGGGCATCGGCCGCATCAGATTCGTCTGCAAGGCGGCGACTGTTCGTCTGATTCGTACTGCTATCCCTGA
- a CDS encoding GlsB/YeaQ/YmgE family stress response membrane protein, producing the protein MEHGIIAWLIIGAIAGWLAGVLVKGGGFGLIVDIIVGIVGAFIGGWLSGVLHISLGGGWIGSIITAVIGAVILLFIVRLFSRRGV; encoded by the coding sequence ATGGAACACGGCATCATTGCATGGCTCATCATTGGCGCGATCGCCGGCTGGCTAGCTGGTGTGCTCGTCAAGGGCGGCGGTTTCGGGTTGATCGTCGACATCATTGTCGGGATCGTCGGCGCGTTTATCGGCGGTTGGCTTTCCGGCGTCCTGCACATCTCGCTTGGGGGTGGCTGGATCGGCTCGATCATCACAGCGGTAATCGGTGCGGTCATTCTGTTGTTTATCGTCCGCCTGTTTAGTCGGCGCGGAGTCTAG
- a CDS encoding MgtC/SapB family protein — MTLEFVWRLLAAFSCGVAIGIERQMRQRTAGLRTITLVASGACLFVSLGVLTGNGTAGVTQIAAYVVSGVGFLGGGVIMRDKGSIQGINTAATLWCSAAVGVLCGAGHFGPALAGTAIVLLTNTVLREVSRTINATPVSNADLVREYVLTVVCREEDEVHIRAALSNSMYSMPLSFQSLTSEDVAEQPGRIRVTANLKLHPKDQSKLELMASRISMEASVSSVSWIAKEAEPAPE, encoded by the coding sequence ATGACGCTTGAATTTGTCTGGCGGCTCCTCGCCGCCTTCTCCTGCGGTGTTGCAATCGGCATCGAACGGCAGATGCGGCAACGTACGGCCGGTCTACGCACGATTACCCTCGTCGCGAGCGGGGCGTGTCTGTTTGTTTCGTTGGGCGTCCTGACCGGCAACGGCACCGCTGGTGTCACGCAGATCGCCGCTTACGTGGTGTCCGGCGTCGGCTTCCTCGGCGGCGGCGTGATCATGCGCGACAAGGGATCCATCCAGGGCATCAACACGGCGGCGACCCTCTGGTGTTCTGCGGCCGTCGGCGTGTTGTGCGGTGCGGGACATTTCGGCCCGGCACTCGCCGGCACAGCTATCGTGCTGCTGACCAACACCGTGTTACGCGAAGTTAGCCGCACCATCAACGCAACGCCGGTTTCAAATGCCGATCTCGTGCGCGAGTACGTACTGACCGTGGTCTGCCGCGAAGAGGATGAGGTTCATATCCGCGCGGCGCTATCGAACTCGATGTATTCCATGCCCCTGTCGTTTCAGAGTCTGACGAGCGAGGACGTGGCAGAGCAGCCTGGGCGCATACGCGTCACGGCTAACCTGAAACTGCATCCGAAGGATCAGTCGAAGCTCGAATTGATGGCGAGTCGCATCAGCATGGAAGCGAGTGTCTCGAGCGTAAGCTGGATTGCGAAAGAAGCGGAACCGGCGCCGGAGTAG
- a CDS encoding glycoside hydrolase family 31 protein — protein sequence MTSLLNPPVFKPSTQSGDLVRLTSAAGPVMEIFVLEEDIVRVRVLPDGEAHGPRTWAIAPGLDDVDIEGRDRLDLSGYTLPSFRQHADDTELCIETAQIRLTVALQGGHCSWDLRSGEKWQRVLQDRATQAYNFGWWDERVYHYVRREPGEMYLGLGERAGSLDRANQRYEMVNVDAMGYSAKTTDPLYKHIPFYLTWQREAALGFGLFYDTLADCTFDMGRELDNYHGHYRHFIAEHGDLDYYFIASPATPLAAVRRFTWLTGRPALMPKWGLGYSGSTMSYTDAPDAQQRMGEFIERCREHDILCDSFHLSSGYTSIGPKRYVFNWNRDKFPDVDGFVQGYLDEGVRLCANIKPCLLRDHPEFDQVARDGLLIRARSGEPAWVQFWDEVGAYLDFTNPDTIAWWRSHVTDALLRYGIASTWNDNNEFEIWATDAIAHGFGKPYPAREAKVLQTMLMMRASRDAQRAFAPEKRPFLVSRSGGVGMHRYVQTWSGDNYTSWETLRYNLKMGLGLALSGVSNIGHDIGGFSGPAPDAELFVRWIQFGILMPRFSIHSWNDDGTVNEPWMHPEATGQVSDLIKLRYRLMPYLYHLLWQSTQHYEPVLRPTFADFPHDPQCYVDGDDMLLGTSLLCAPVVQPSKTERAVWLPAGARWISYWSGEAFEGGRHITLPAPWDQPVMLIREGSVVPLNVAQQHFAQPADLRGFMVAPCQGAGIAQGECHEDDGESEAWRTGAYGCWKVSVESDAATLAVTVNWTGKWARPFDSVDVFIPAGDSRRIVATTGVIRSEVRGAQWTRLVLDLSASTA from the coding sequence ATGACGTCGCTGTTAAATCCGCCCGTATTCAAACCCTCCACCCAGTCGGGCGACCTCGTACGCTTGACGAGCGCGGCGGGGCCGGTCATGGAAATCTTCGTGCTCGAAGAGGATATCGTGCGGGTGCGCGTGCTGCCCGATGGCGAGGCACACGGGCCGCGTACCTGGGCCATTGCACCGGGACTCGACGACGTAGACATCGAAGGCCGCGATCGTCTCGATCTTTCGGGCTATACATTGCCGTCTTTCAGACAGCATGCCGACGACACAGAACTGTGCATCGAAACCGCGCAAATCCGGCTCACCGTCGCGCTGCAAGGCGGCCATTGCAGCTGGGATCTGCGTAGCGGTGAAAAATGGCAGCGCGTGCTGCAGGACCGCGCGACGCAGGCCTACAATTTCGGCTGGTGGGACGAGCGCGTCTATCACTACGTACGCCGTGAACCGGGCGAGATGTATCTGGGGCTCGGCGAGCGCGCCGGTTCGCTCGACCGAGCCAATCAGCGCTATGAGATGGTCAACGTCGACGCGATGGGCTACAGCGCGAAGACAACCGATCCGCTCTACAAGCACATCCCCTTCTACCTCACGTGGCAGCGAGAAGCGGCGCTCGGCTTCGGCCTCTTCTACGACACGCTCGCCGATTGCACATTCGACATGGGCCGTGAGCTCGACAACTATCACGGCCACTATCGCCACTTCATCGCGGAGCACGGCGATCTCGACTACTACTTCATCGCTTCGCCAGCAACGCCGCTCGCAGCCGTGCGCCGCTTCACGTGGCTGACCGGCCGCCCCGCCCTGATGCCGAAGTGGGGCCTCGGCTACTCCGGGTCGACGATGAGCTATACGGACGCGCCCGACGCGCAGCAGCGCATGGGCGAGTTCATCGAGCGCTGTCGCGAACACGATATCCTGTGCGACTCGTTCCACCTGTCGTCGGGTTATACGTCGATCGGGCCGAAGCGTTACGTCTTCAACTGGAATCGCGACAAATTCCCCGACGTAGACGGCTTTGTGCAGGGCTATCTGGACGAAGGCGTGCGCCTGTGCGCCAACATCAAGCCGTGCCTGCTGCGCGACCACCCGGAGTTCGACCAGGTTGCACGCGACGGCCTGCTGATTCGCGCGCGAAGCGGCGAACCCGCGTGGGTACAGTTCTGGGACGAAGTCGGCGCGTATCTGGACTTCACCAATCCTGACACGATTGCATGGTGGCGCTCGCACGTCACCGACGCGCTGCTGCGTTACGGCATTGCTTCGACGTGGAACGATAACAACGAATTTGAAATCTGGGCGACGGACGCCATCGCCCACGGCTTCGGCAAGCCGTACCCGGCCCGCGAAGCGAAGGTGCTGCAGACCATGCTGATGATGCGCGCATCACGCGACGCCCAGCGCGCGTTCGCGCCTGAAAAGCGGCCATTTCTCGTTTCGCGCTCGGGCGGTGTGGGGATGCACCGCTACGTTCAGACGTGGTCGGGCGACAACTACACATCATGGGAAACGCTGCGCTACAACCTCAAGATGGGGCTCGGACTCGCGCTTTCGGGCGTGTCGAACATTGGACATGACATCGGCGGATTTTCAGGCCCGGCGCCTGACGCAGAACTGTTTGTTCGCTGGATTCAGTTCGGAATCCTGATGCCGCGTTTTAGCATCCACTCGTGGAACGACGATGGTACGGTTAACGAACCGTGGATGCATCCTGAGGCGACCGGCCAGGTCTCGGACCTGATCAAGCTGCGCTACCGCCTGATGCCGTATCTGTACCACCTGCTTTGGCAGTCGACCCAACACTACGAGCCCGTCTTGCGCCCGACCTTCGCGGATTTCCCGCACGATCCGCAATGCTACGTCGATGGCGACGATATGCTGCTCGGCACATCGCTGCTCTGTGCGCCGGTTGTCCAACCCTCGAAAACTGAACGCGCAGTATGGTTGCCGGCGGGTGCACGTTGGATCTCGTACTGGAGCGGTGAAGCATTCGAAGGCGGCCGGCACATCACCCTGCCCGCGCCGTGGGATCAACCCGTCATGCTGATTCGCGAGGGTAGTGTCGTGCCGCTGAATGTCGCGCAGCAACACTTCGCCCAACCTGCCGATCTGCGCGGCTTTATGGTGGCACCCTGTCAAGGCGCAGGTATTGCGCAAGGCGAGTGTCATGAAGACGATGGCGAATCGGAAGCCTGGCGTACCGGAGCATACGGTTGCTGGAAGGTCAGTGTGGAAAGTGACGCGGCAACGCTCGCCGTGACAGTCAACTGGACAGGGAAATGGGCGCGGCCCTTCGACTCCGTGGATGTCTTCATCCCTGCAGGCGATAGCCGGCGGATTGTCGCCACCACAGGTGTGATTCGCAGCGAAGTGCGCGGTGCACAGTGGACTCGACTCGTCCTCGATCTGTCTGCTTCTACGGCCTGA
- a CDS encoding metallophosphoesterase, whose amino-acid sequence MRRLSFLFRIIGIGVLLHIYVGFRVIPDLPVGNAGRWLAALWLVLSVLLIPLGMLARTIKRQPLGDRLAWAGLLAMGFFSSLLVLTFARDLVLASLLTVDAIWPHTIPLARLRMDSAAAVPLLALLSTAVGFFNARRRARVVTIDVPIDDLPQALDGFTIVQISDIHVGPTIKRRYVDAIVDAVNRLKPDLIAVTGDVVDGGVPQLRDHTRPLSRLSARHGAFLVTGNHEYYAGADAWIDEFRRLGLHVLLNEHVVVEHEGARAVIAGVTDYSAGHFDPAHHSDPAAALAGAPGDVLIKVLLAHQPRSAEAAAEAGFTLQLSGHTHGGQIFPWNFFVRLQQPFTAGLARLNGLWVYTSRGTGYWGPPKRLGAPSEITRLRLVPGEPS is encoded by the coding sequence ATGCGCCGCTTATCGTTCCTTTTTCGCATTATTGGCATTGGCGTCCTGCTGCACATTTACGTCGGCTTCCGGGTCATTCCCGACCTGCCGGTGGGAAACGCCGGCCGCTGGCTTGCGGCACTCTGGCTCGTGCTATCCGTCCTGCTCATACCGCTCGGCATGCTGGCACGGACCATCAAACGTCAGCCTCTCGGCGACCGGCTCGCCTGGGCCGGCTTGCTGGCGATGGGCTTTTTCTCCTCGTTGCTGGTGCTGACCTTCGCGCGTGATCTCGTGCTGGCGTCACTGCTGACTGTCGATGCCATCTGGCCGCACACCATCCCACTGGCGCGCTTGCGCATGGATTCCGCTGCGGCGGTGCCGCTGCTGGCATTGCTGTCCACGGCAGTCGGCTTTTTCAATGCGCGCAGGCGGGCACGCGTCGTCACGATCGATGTCCCCATCGACGATTTGCCGCAGGCGCTCGACGGCTTCACGATCGTCCAGATCAGCGATATACACGTTGGCCCAACCATCAAGCGCCGTTACGTGGATGCGATCGTCGACGCAGTCAACCGCCTGAAGCCTGACCTGATCGCGGTAACCGGCGATGTCGTGGACGGCGGTGTGCCGCAGTTGCGCGACCACACGCGGCCGCTGTCGCGTCTGAGCGCGCGCCACGGAGCGTTTCTGGTCACGGGCAATCATGAGTATTACGCCGGCGCCGACGCGTGGATCGACGAGTTTCGCCGGCTTGGCTTGCATGTGCTGCTCAACGAGCACGTGGTGGTGGAGCACGAAGGCGCCCGCGCGGTGATTGCAGGCGTGACTGACTATTCCGCGGGCCATTTCGACCCTGCCCATCACAGCGATCCTGCTGCCGCGCTCGCAGGCGCTCCTGGCGACGTGCTGATCAAAGTGCTGCTTGCGCATCAGCCGCGTTCGGCGGAAGCCGCTGCCGAAGCTGGTTTTACCCTGCAGTTGTCGGGACACACGCACGGCGGACAGATTTTCCCGTGGAACTTCTTCGTGCGCCTGCAGCAGCCGTTTACGGCAGGGCTCGCGCGGCTCAATGGGTTGTGGGTTTATACGAGCCGCGGTACCGGCTATTGGGGCCCGCCGAAGCGCCTCGGAGCACCTTCGGAAATCACGAGGCTACGGTTGGTGCCGGGCGAGCCGAGCTGA
- a CDS encoding MFS transporter has translation MKVIKGLRWWIIVLVCLGTIMNYLARNSLAVLAPELKHVFALTTQQYSYVVGAFQIGYTIMQPVCGLIVDLIGLRLGFALFAALWSLTGVLHGFATGWLSLGALRGALGLFEAAAIPSGMKAVAEWFPDKEKSVAVGYFNAGTSLGALLAPPVVIFLSLRFGWQAAFMATGAFGFVWAALWYALYRSPADHPRVSRKELALIQDGQTQFAPASQRPVREILGSRRFWAIALPRFFAEPAWQTFSFWIPLYLVTVRHMDLKQIAIFAWLPFLAADLGGIFGGYLSPFLIRYCRVPLIWSRVAGVILGAFLMIGPACIGLVASPYTAIALFCVGGFAHQMISALVNTLSADVFDSDEVGTASGFAGMAAWIGGLSFSLVVGALADTVGYGPLFGCLGAFDLIGATLLVVLIRGQSKRERKLAHA, from the coding sequence TTGAAAGTAATCAAAGGCTTACGTTGGTGGATCATCGTGCTCGTCTGTCTCGGCACGATCATGAATTACCTGGCTCGCAACTCATTGGCTGTGTTGGCGCCGGAGTTGAAGCATGTATTCGCGCTCACCACTCAACAGTATTCGTACGTCGTCGGCGCGTTCCAGATCGGTTACACGATCATGCAGCCGGTGTGTGGACTGATCGTCGACCTGATTGGCTTGCGGCTTGGCTTTGCCCTGTTTGCGGCGCTGTGGTCGCTCACCGGCGTCCTGCACGGGTTCGCCACCGGCTGGCTGTCGCTCGGCGCCCTGCGCGGCGCGCTTGGGCTGTTCGAGGCGGCCGCGATTCCCTCCGGCATGAAAGCGGTCGCAGAATGGTTTCCTGACAAGGAGAAGTCAGTCGCCGTCGGCTATTTCAACGCCGGCACATCGCTGGGCGCCCTGCTCGCGCCGCCGGTCGTGATCTTTCTGTCGCTCCGCTTTGGCTGGCAGGCTGCGTTCATGGCAACCGGCGCGTTCGGTTTCGTCTGGGCCGCACTCTGGTACGCGTTGTATCGTTCACCCGCGGATCACCCGCGCGTCTCCCGAAAAGAGCTGGCGTTGATCCAGGACGGTCAGACCCAGTTCGCACCGGCCAGTCAGCGCCCTGTGCGTGAGATCCTCGGCTCGCGCCGCTTCTGGGCCATTGCGCTGCCGCGCTTCTTCGCCGAGCCAGCCTGGCAAACCTTCAGTTTCTGGATCCCGCTTTATCTCGTGACGGTACGTCACATGGACCTCAAGCAGATTGCGATCTTCGCGTGGCTGCCCTTTCTGGCCGCCGACCTCGGCGGCATCTTCGGCGGTTATCTATCGCCGTTCCTGATCCGGTATTGCCGCGTCCCGCTCATCTGGTCGCGCGTGGCGGGTGTGATTCTCGGCGCATTCCTGATGATCGGACCGGCCTGTATCGGCCTCGTCGCATCGCCGTACACGGCCATTGCATTATTCTGCGTCGGCGGTTTCGCGCACCAGATGATCTCAGCGCTCGTGAACACTCTGAGCGCCGACGTATTCGATTCCGACGAGGTCGGCACTGCCAGCGGGTTCGCCGGCATGGCGGCCTGGATAGGAGGCCTGAGCTTTTCGCTGGTGGTCGGAGCGCTGGCCGACACGGTCGGTTACGGGCCCCTGTTCGGCTGCCTCGGCGCGTTCGATCTGATCGGCGCAACGCTGCTTGTGGTGCTGATACGCGGCCAGTCGAAACGTGAACGCAAGCTCGCGCATGCCTGA